The Rhodocytophaga rosea genome has a segment encoding these proteins:
- a CDS encoding NAD(P)-dependent oxidoreductase, translating into MNIGFIGLGRMGFPMAQNLLNAGHTLTVYNRTPAKAEQLLKSGARLANSPLETIIPGGVVITMVSDDQVLDEIISDEFCRKLGKDGVHISMSTLSLDIARKLSTRQLQYGNYYVAAPVFGPPAAAINKKLWICVSGSGQAKSRIQLVLEQMGQGIYDFGEEPTAATLVKLTGNFMIQSSLEAMSEGLTLAEKHGLDQKQVLTMLTDTIFACPPYINYGKKIAEKRFDEVTFSLQLAAKDNRLVREAAAEQNIPMPLAQLVSEHFASVLKQQQGELDMTAIAMESLQKAGLGAKEKEK; encoded by the coding sequence ATGAACATAGGATTTATCGGCCTGGGAAGAATGGGCTTTCCGATGGCACAAAACTTACTCAATGCCGGACATACACTGACGGTATATAACCGCACCCCTGCTAAAGCTGAACAACTACTTAAATCTGGTGCCCGGCTGGCAAACTCACCATTGGAGACCATAATCCCGGGAGGCGTAGTGATTACCATGGTTTCTGATGACCAGGTGCTGGATGAGATCATCAGTGATGAATTTTGCCGGAAACTAGGGAAAGACGGCGTGCATATATCGATGAGTACCCTGTCGCTGGATATCGCCCGGAAATTATCAACCCGGCAGTTGCAGTACGGCAACTATTATGTGGCTGCCCCGGTTTTTGGTCCTCCGGCAGCCGCTATAAATAAAAAATTATGGATTTGTGTCTCTGGCTCAGGTCAGGCTAAATCCAGGATACAGCTGGTACTGGAACAAATGGGGCAAGGCATCTATGATTTTGGAGAAGAACCTACCGCAGCTACCCTGGTAAAATTGACCGGCAACTTTATGATACAATCATCACTGGAAGCCATGTCAGAAGGATTAACTCTGGCCGAAAAACACGGGCTGGACCAGAAACAGGTACTCACCATGCTGACTGATACCATTTTTGCCTGTCCGCCTTATATAAACTATGGAAAGAAAATTGCCGAAAAACGTTTCGATGAAGTTACCTTTTCCCTGCAATTAGCGGCTAAAGACAACCGGCTGGTGAGGGAGGCGGCCGCTGAGCAAAATATACCCATGCCCCTGGCTCAACTCGTAAGCGAACATTTTGCATCGGTGTTAAAGCAACAGCAAGGCGAACTCGACATGACGGCCATTGCCATGGAATCTCTGCAAAAAGCCGGATTAGGTGCTAAAGAAAAAGAGAAGTAA
- a CDS encoding RagB/SusD family nutrient uptake outer membrane protein, whose product MRKYITIVTISLLTLIWGCNDDKFLDRQPTNILLNDQVWKDDGLVLSVLADLYGRFPDYQNISNWERFADFDEAFASAFGEYGRHRNQDYDYASWNYWDYGYLREINLFIQKCEAATELPSRDRFLAEARFLRAGLYFEMVKSMGGVPLILEPLTYDFSGDPTYLRTPRSKEHEIYDFVISEMEAIKSVLPDDGNIKSRATKGTALAMKTRAALYAGAIAKYGTTTPQVSLAGGEAGIPASMAASYYQTALTAAQEIIAGGKYALYNKKPDLGENFASIFYDKNNNSEVIFARDFKLKSGSVHNFTIVNQPRYQSEEQEGGRINPSLNLVQSFEKIDNTYAPFATTDGAGNPIYYDNLTDIFASRDARLYGTVILPGTQFKGKDVEIWAGYQLADGGILTADQFGGRKTLPGKTADEQVVGFSGPIDNLEFSAQTGFYIRKHMDPQPGSGQRGVQSDVWWIRYRYAEVLLNAAEAAFELGQAGVAAQYMNEVRARAGLTIPLAAGDITFDRMVHERKVEFAFEGHQLWDMKRWRLAHVVWNGASMDINNLKSNIGDAEKTSTMPFGLWPYKVYNPGSPNHGKWVFKEIKPSQATNADRFRLGNYYSRIDDGIVNNNPLIVRNPNQ is encoded by the coding sequence ATGAGAAAATATATCACGATAGTAACAATATCCCTGCTTACCCTAATCTGGGGCTGCAACGACGATAAATTCCTGGACAGACAACCTACCAATATTCTGCTCAACGACCAGGTATGGAAAGATGATGGCCTGGTGTTATCGGTGCTGGCTGACTTGTACGGACGTTTTCCGGATTACCAGAATATTAGCAACTGGGAACGTTTTGCCGATTTTGATGAGGCCTTTGCTTCTGCTTTTGGCGAGTATGGCCGTCACCGCAACCAGGATTATGATTATGCTTCCTGGAATTACTGGGATTATGGATACTTACGGGAGATCAACTTGTTTATCCAGAAATGTGAAGCCGCTACTGAACTTCCCTCCAGAGACAGGTTTCTGGCAGAAGCCCGTTTTCTACGCGCAGGTCTGTACTTTGAAATGGTAAAAAGTATGGGAGGCGTGCCTTTAATTCTGGAGCCCTTGACGTATGACTTCAGTGGTGATCCTACGTACCTGAGAACACCCAGATCCAAAGAGCATGAAATCTATGATTTTGTGATCAGCGAAATGGAAGCCATCAAATCTGTTCTTCCCGATGATGGGAATATAAAATCCAGGGCAACCAAAGGTACTGCCTTAGCCATGAAAACCAGGGCAGCGTTATATGCAGGCGCCATTGCCAAATATGGCACCACAACACCGCAGGTATCATTGGCAGGTGGAGAAGCAGGTATTCCCGCTTCCATGGCAGCCAGCTATTACCAGACAGCACTTACTGCAGCTCAGGAAATCATAGCGGGGGGTAAATATGCACTCTATAATAAAAAACCTGACCTGGGTGAAAATTTTGCCAGCATTTTTTATGATAAGAATAATAATTCCGAAGTGATCTTTGCCAGGGATTTTAAATTAAAAAGCGGCAGTGTTCATAATTTTACCATTGTGAATCAGCCGCGTTATCAATCTGAGGAACAGGAGGGAGGCAGGATCAATCCTTCGCTGAATCTGGTGCAATCCTTTGAAAAAATCGACAATACCTATGCCCCTTTTGCCACCACCGATGGAGCCGGCAATCCTATATATTACGATAACCTGACCGATATATTTGCCAGCAGGGATGCCAGGTTATATGGAACGGTTATTTTGCCGGGAACCCAGTTTAAAGGGAAAGATGTAGAAATATGGGCTGGTTATCAACTGGCAGATGGAGGTATATTGACAGCCGACCAGTTTGGAGGAAGAAAAACACTTCCTGGAAAAACAGCTGATGAGCAGGTAGTTGGATTCAGTGGCCCTATTGATAACCTGGAGTTCAGCGCCCAGACCGGCTTTTATATCCGAAAACACATGGACCCTCAGCCTGGATCAGGCCAGAGAGGCGTACAAAGTGATGTATGGTGGATTCGCTACCGCTACGCCGAAGTATTGCTCAATGCGGCCGAAGCCGCTTTTGAATTAGGCCAGGCTGGTGTAGCGGCTCAATATATGAACGAAGTACGTGCCAGAGCCGGGCTCACTATACCTCTGGCGGCCGGAGATATCACTTTCGACCGCATGGTGCACGAACGGAAAGTGGAATTTGCCTTTGAAGGACATCAGCTGTGGGACATGAAACGCTGGCGTCTGGCGCATGTTGTATGGAATGGTGCTTCCATGGATATTAACAACCTGAAAAGCAACATAGGAGATGCAGAAAAAACCAGCACCATGCCTTTTGGTCTGTGGCCGTACAAAGTATATAATCCCGGCAGTCCTAACCATGGCAAATGGGTTTTTAAAGAAATAAAACCCAGCCAGGCTACCAATGCAGACCGGTTCCGCCTGGGTAACTATTATTCCAGAATAGATGATGGCATTGTCAATAACAATCCCCTGATCGTACGAAATCCTAACCAGTAA
- a CDS encoding RNA polymerase sigma factor, which translates to MEPKIEFDASDEVIHARYAHTRHTDPPPANNPAMPEQRPEELQVWTNFKNGDKQALAQIYTSTVKALLNYGQKFIADKDIVADLIQDLFIEIWNHRENLSSTSSIKYYLLKALRYKIIRHLNQNKHISVRNGISDNYTFELVFSHESLLIEDISQEEEKEKLSLALAQLTKRQREAIYLRYYNNLSYPEIASLMAVSEQAVYNLVSKALKSLQQYLLHNIYLFLLSCYLF; encoded by the coding sequence ATGGAGCCAAAGATAGAATTTGATGCATCTGATGAAGTGATCCATGCCCGGTATGCCCATACCAGGCATACTGACCCACCGCCTGCTAACAACCCGGCTATGCCTGAACAGCGTCCGGAAGAGCTGCAGGTGTGGACTAATTTTAAAAATGGAGACAAACAGGCCTTGGCGCAGATTTACACTTCTACAGTGAAAGCCTTACTGAATTATGGCCAGAAGTTTATTGCCGATAAAGACATTGTAGCAGACCTGATTCAGGATCTTTTTATAGAAATCTGGAACCATAGGGAAAATTTAAGCAGTACTTCTTCCATCAAATATTACCTGTTAAAAGCCCTCCGTTATAAAATCATCCGGCATTTGAACCAGAACAAGCATATTTCTGTCAGAAACGGGATATCGGATAACTATACATTTGAACTGGTTTTTTCCCACGAAAGCCTGTTGATCGAAGACATCTCTCAGGAAGAAGAAAAAGAAAAACTTTCCCTGGCCTTAGCACAGCTCACCAAGCGACAGAGGGAAGCCATCTACCTGCGTTATTATAATAATTTAAGTTATCCTGAAATTGCCTCTCTGATGGCGGTAAGTGAGCAGGCGGTGTATAATCTGGTGTCTAAAGCCTTAAAATCTCTTCAGCAATATCTCCTGCACAATATTTATCTGTTCCTGCTTTCCTGCTATTTATTCTAA
- a CDS encoding FecR family protein: MNYNNYTSEDFAADAYFRKWVQSPDVDSDIFWLNWLGQNPDKQQTVTEAKKLVHAFQVQENEYSEQFIAKLWQNIDSQISHKPVVRPLPVVQENRVNRFFNQYRKMAAAVIFLLAAAALFVTLYSLPEKHTTAFGETKTIILPDNSVVTLNANSTLKYSTDWDKKELREVWLEGEAYFHVQKQPARVPSQTGTKFIVHTGLMDVEVLGTEFNVSTRRGKAQVVLNSGKVKLNSDIAGKSSTIFMEPGELVELSESHASFTKRVVNPQNFSAWKNKKLIFDKTPITEIAKILEDTYGWKVTIANDQLASMTFTSTISIEKPEVLLQLLSESFHVNITKKGDQVTIGKAE, encoded by the coding sequence ATGAATTACAACAATTACACTTCTGAAGATTTTGCAGCAGACGCGTATTTCCGGAAATGGGTACAATCTCCCGATGTAGATTCAGACATATTCTGGCTGAACTGGCTGGGGCAAAATCCGGATAAACAGCAAACGGTGACAGAAGCAAAAAAACTTGTTCACGCTTTCCAGGTGCAGGAAAATGAGTATAGCGAACAATTTATTGCAAAACTTTGGCAGAATATTGATTCGCAGATTTCCCATAAACCTGTGGTTCGTCCATTGCCTGTTGTCCAGGAAAACCGGGTGAACAGATTCTTCAACCAGTATAGAAAAATGGCAGCTGCCGTCATATTCCTGCTGGCAGCGGCTGCCTTGTTTGTTACCCTGTACTCCTTACCTGAAAAACATACCACTGCGTTTGGGGAAACAAAAACTATTATTCTGCCTGATAACTCTGTAGTCACGCTGAATGCCAATTCTACGCTCAAATATTCCACGGACTGGGACAAAAAGGAATTGCGGGAAGTATGGCTGGAAGGGGAGGCTTATTTTCATGTACAGAAACAGCCTGCCAGGGTACCTTCTCAAACCGGAACTAAATTTATTGTGCATACCGGCTTAATGGATGTGGAAGTATTGGGTACAGAATTCAATGTGAGCACCCGCAGAGGCAAAGCCCAGGTCGTACTAAATTCAGGAAAAGTGAAGCTGAACAGCGACATTGCTGGAAAATCCAGTACCATTTTTATGGAACCCGGGGAGCTGGTAGAACTTTCAGAAAGCCATGCCAGCTTTACCAAACGGGTAGTAAATCCCCAAAATTTCTCTGCCTGGAAAAACAAAAAACTCATCTTCGATAAAACACCTATTACGGAAATCGCAAAAATTCTGGAAGATACCTATGGCTGGAAAGTCACCATCGCCAATGATCAGCTGGCTTCTATGACATTTACTTCTACCATCTCGATAGAAAAGCCGGAAGTACTTTTACAACTGTTATCCGAGTCATTTCACGTCAATATTACTAAAAAGGGGGATCAGGTCACCATAGGAAAAGCAGAGTAA
- a CDS encoding DUF3823 domain-containing protein: protein MRQIFQYILWMALGGLVASCDYDNYDPPKASLQGRIVYNGDPIEVAYNEVTFQLWEPGWQTNIPITVAVGQDGAYSALLFDATYKMIFQKGQGPFMSLTNDQTSSDTMVVNVKGSQTLDIEVMPYYMIRSPQFSASGRTVNTSGRLEQIITGTDAKTVERVSLYISKTQFVDGRTSIATKDLNGTDITDLNNVALSVEVPAITPTQNYVFARMGVKINGVEDMIFSPVQRIDLP from the coding sequence ATGAGACAGATATTTCAATATATACTATGGATGGCGCTGGGCGGTCTGGTAGCTTCCTGTGACTACGACAATTATGATCCGCCTAAAGCGTCGCTGCAGGGTAGAATCGTGTACAATGGCGATCCGATAGAGGTGGCCTATAATGAAGTGACTTTTCAACTGTGGGAACCCGGCTGGCAGACTAATATTCCCATTACGGTAGCAGTAGGCCAGGATGGGGCATATTCCGCTCTTTTGTTTGATGCTACCTATAAAATGATTTTCCAGAAAGGCCAGGGACCTTTTATGTCGCTTACCAATGACCAGACCAGTTCAGATACCATGGTTGTGAATGTAAAGGGAAGTCAAACGCTGGATATTGAAGTAATGCCATATTACATGATCCGGAGTCCACAGTTTTCGGCCAGTGGACGTACGGTTAATACTTCCGGCCGGCTGGAGCAAATTATTACCGGAACAGATGCCAAAACAGTGGAAAGGGTTTCCCTATACATCAGCAAAACGCAGTTTGTAGATGGCCGTACCAGCATTGCCACCAAAGATTTGAATGGAACTGACATTACAGATCTGAACAATGTCGCCTTGAGTGTGGAGGTACCGGCGATAACGCCAACCCAGAATTATGTATTTGCCCGGATGGGGGTAAAAATCAATGGGGTAGAGGATATGATATTCTCCCCCGTTCAACGAATAGATCTGCCCTAA
- a CDS encoding SusC/RagA family TonB-linked outer membrane protein, with product MNIYLLGKRINLPKLRNRLLLILLNSCITGAAFSQDLASVENLPVQGTLPKRSQNIKSVRDILTDLSSRYHVQFAINDKVIENKFADVTKLRTATLEEALTSLLKPLKLSYKKVDNYYVIQETATEQKEVKKIDRRTSFTNTSESTSLSAPTFEKIIQQLRIYSTIKAISIRGKVTDEANMGLPGVNVLLKGTTNGTTTDAEGNYSLSAPDGDGTLVFSYIGYATQEVPVNNQTVINVVLLGDVQSLQEVVVVGYGTQKRESLTGSIASISSKDLEQVKASTVSAALAGKIPGVSFRMPDGRPGASANIQIRNLGNPLYVIDGIQKDEGQFNNISPNDIESITVLKDASASVYGSRAANGVVIVTTKRGKAGSGNTVNVDAYYGWQNWSRFPETVNAYEWMLGKADAEMNQFGRTDITPAELEKWRAGTEKGYQSFDWYDFIIKANAPQSSINVNATGGSDRINYYLSVTRLDQSSVLGREFTFARTNIQSNVDAKISDRLKVGVQINGRIETRDQPGVPYADDYWMPRFALFRNRPTERPYANDNPNYPADIGHNESNWALLNKKISGYWREDWRVLQTNFTGEYQLPLKGLTAKGTYSYYIADRLMNGHEYTYDAYTYNDQTDEYVRTGGSTNPWRERGTHKNLEHVLQGQLSYNNTFGKHTVGGTFVAERIQRRELDVWVHSVPKTNVLPILQFADMDTYNDSDFEQARVGYVGRFTYDYANKYFLELAGRQDASWKFAPEKRWGFFPSVSAGWRITEEPFFQGLGLNVLNDLKIRASYGQLGDDDIQNGFGAYDYIVGYNYPASTVVLDGTVISGARQNRAVPTTNISWFTSTMGDIGLDYAFFDSRISGSLDYFYRKRSGLFQTRYDVLVPSELGYTLPAENLRSDAQTGGEVSLAYTSKIREVQFNIGGNVSYSRNRNLASYKPRFGNSWDNYRNSIEDRWSGTYWGYEVSGQFQSQEEINTYPVNIDGQGNKTLLPGDLIYNDVNNDGVINDYDQRPIGYPRDKNPTINFGINLSASWRGFDFRADFSGGTMYSYNQGWEMRWPFQNTGNLLSQFYEDRWHRADPFNMDSEWIPGKNPALRFNDGGHSNNSRNSDWWLTNVRYLRMRTMEIGYSIPEALLSRVKIKRARIYVNTYNLFSIDNVSKLGVEPEIMDENGLQYPQNRLVNIGTNLSF from the coding sequence ATGAACATTTACTTACTTGGCAAACGGATTAACCTCCCCAAACTAAGGAACCGGCTATTGTTAATACTGCTCAACTCTTGTATCACCGGTGCTGCATTTTCTCAGGATCTGGCTTCTGTTGAAAATCTGCCGGTTCAAGGCACACTGCCTAAGCGATCGCAAAACATAAAGTCGGTCCGGGATATTCTAACTGACTTATCTTCCAGGTACCATGTGCAATTTGCCATCAATGACAAAGTAATTGAAAACAAGTTTGCCGATGTGACCAAACTCAGAACGGCCACCCTGGAAGAGGCGCTTACTTCGCTGCTGAAACCATTAAAATTATCGTACAAAAAAGTAGATAATTATTATGTCATTCAGGAAACTGCCACTGAACAGAAAGAGGTAAAAAAGATAGACCGCCGGACCAGCTTTACAAATACTTCAGAATCTACCTCGCTTTCGGCTCCCACGTTTGAAAAAATAATTCAGCAACTCAGGATATATTCAACTATAAAAGCCATCTCTATCCGGGGTAAAGTAACAGACGAAGCCAACATGGGTTTACCAGGTGTAAACGTCCTGTTAAAAGGTACAACGAATGGTACTACCACTGATGCAGAAGGAAATTATTCCTTGTCGGCTCCCGATGGAGATGGCACCCTGGTATTTTCTTATATTGGCTATGCCACACAGGAAGTCCCTGTAAATAACCAGACGGTGATCAATGTGGTGCTGCTGGGTGATGTGCAGTCGCTGCAGGAAGTAGTGGTGGTAGGATATGGTACCCAGAAGAGAGAATCGTTAACTGGTTCTATTGCCAGCATTTCCAGCAAAGACCTCGAGCAAGTAAAAGCTTCTACCGTCAGTGCCGCTCTAGCCGGAAAAATTCCAGGCGTTTCCTTTCGGATGCCGGATGGAAGGCCAGGCGCAAGTGCCAATATTCAGATCCGTAACCTGGGAAATCCCCTGTATGTAATTGATGGGATTCAGAAAGATGAAGGGCAATTTAATAATATCTCTCCCAATGATATTGAGAGTATAACTGTACTGAAAGATGCCTCTGCTTCGGTATATGGTTCCCGGGCTGCTAATGGCGTAGTGATTGTAACCACCAAACGGGGTAAAGCCGGAAGCGGCAATACCGTAAATGTGGATGCGTATTATGGATGGCAGAACTGGTCGAGGTTTCCTGAAACAGTAAATGCCTATGAATGGATGCTTGGAAAAGCCGATGCCGAAATGAACCAGTTTGGACGGACAGATATTACGCCTGCCGAACTGGAAAAATGGCGGGCAGGCACAGAAAAAGGCTATCAGAGTTTTGACTGGTACGACTTTATTATTAAAGCCAATGCCCCTCAGAGTTCCATTAATGTAAATGCAACCGGTGGCTCCGACAGGATTAATTATTATTTGTCTGTGACCAGATTAGATCAGAGTTCTGTATTAGGCCGGGAATTCACCTTTGCCAGGACCAATATCCAGTCTAACGTAGATGCCAAAATCAGTGACCGTTTAAAAGTAGGCGTACAGATCAACGGACGGATAGAAACCAGGGATCAGCCTGGCGTACCCTATGCCGATGACTATTGGATGCCCCGATTCGCCCTGTTCCGCAACCGTCCCACCGAACGCCCCTATGCCAATGATAATCCCAATTATCCGGCAGATATTGGCCACAATGAAAGCAACTGGGCGCTGTTAAACAAAAAGATTTCTGGGTACTGGCGGGAAGACTGGCGGGTATTACAAACCAACTTTACCGGCGAATACCAGCTGCCACTGAAAGGATTAACGGCCAAAGGAACCTACTCCTATTACATAGCTGACCGGCTGATGAACGGGCATGAATATACCTATGATGCCTATACCTATAATGATCAGACGGATGAATATGTACGGACTGGCGGAAGTACGAATCCCTGGCGGGAACGGGGGACACATAAGAATCTGGAACATGTGTTGCAGGGACAGTTGAGCTACAACAACACCTTTGGAAAACATACCGTAGGGGGGACCTTCGTGGCAGAAAGAATTCAACGGAGAGAACTCGATGTATGGGTACACTCCGTACCAAAAACCAATGTACTGCCCATTCTGCAATTTGCCGATATGGATACCTATAACGACAGCGATTTTGAACAAGCCAGAGTAGGGTATGTAGGCCGTTTTACCTATGATTATGCCAACAAGTATTTTCTGGAACTGGCCGGACGGCAGGATGCTTCCTGGAAGTTTGCGCCAGAAAAAAGATGGGGCTTTTTCCCTTCGGTTTCTGCCGGGTGGCGTATTACTGAGGAACCATTTTTTCAAGGTCTGGGCCTGAATGTGCTCAATGACTTAAAAATCAGGGCTTCTTATGGGCAATTAGGAGATGATGATATTCAGAATGGCTTTGGTGCTTACGACTATATAGTTGGCTATAATTATCCGGCTTCTACGGTTGTTCTGGATGGAACGGTTATATCCGGTGCCCGCCAGAACAGAGCCGTACCTACGACCAATATTTCCTGGTTTACCAGTACGATGGGCGACATTGGCCTCGACTATGCTTTTTTTGACAGCCGTATTTCTGGTTCCCTTGACTATTTCTACAGAAAACGGTCGGGCTTATTTCAAACCCGCTACGATGTACTGGTACCCAGTGAGTTAGGATATACCCTGCCGGCCGAAAACCTGAGAAGCGATGCACAGACGGGAGGAGAAGTATCGCTGGCGTATACCAGCAAGATCCGTGAAGTGCAATTCAATATTGGCGGCAATGTTTCCTATTCCCGGAACCGGAATCTGGCCTCGTATAAACCCCGTTTTGGAAATTCCTGGGATAATTACCGCAATTCCATAGAAGACCGGTGGAGCGGCACCTACTGGGGATATGAAGTGTCGGGCCAGTTCCAGTCGCAGGAAGAGATCAATACTTATCCGGTAAATATAGACGGGCAAGGCAATAAAACGCTGCTTCCAGGTGATCTGATCTATAATGATGTAAACAATGATGGGGTGATTAATGATTACGATCAGCGGCCTATCGGCTATCCCAGAGACAAAAATCCAACCATCAATTTCGGAATTAATCTTTCCGCTTCCTGGAGAGGATTCGATTTCCGGGCTGATTTCTCCGGCGGAACGATGTATTCCTATAACCAGGGCTGGGAGATGCGGTGGCCTTTCCAGAATACAGGAAACTTATTATCCCAGTTTTATGAGGACCGCTGGCACCGGGCAGACCCTTTTAATATGGATAGCGAATGGATACCTGGCAAAAATCCTGCCTTGCGGTTCAACGATGGCGGACACAGCAATAATAGCCGGAATTCCGACTGGTGGCTCACCAATGTACGCTACCTGCGCATGCGGACCATGGAAATAGGTTATTCAATCCCTGAAGCCCTGCTTTCCAGAGTGAAGATTAAAAGAGCCAGGATTTATGTCAATACTTATAACCTGTTCTCCATAGATAATGTGAGCAAGCTGGGCGTAGAACCAGAAATTATGGATGAAAACGGGCTGCAATATCCGCAAAACCGGCTGGTCAATATAGGAACCAATCTTTCTTTCTGA